One Pongo pygmaeus isolate AG05252 chromosome 10, NHGRI_mPonPyg2-v2.0_pri, whole genome shotgun sequence genomic window carries:
- the FBRSL1 gene encoding fibrosin-1-like protein isoform X17 has protein sequence MEAKVRPSRRSRAQRDRGRRREAARDARAQSPSSGDEPEPSPGKENAGLLGAPPRGAAPAPRAARPPRRRRRESSSQEEEVIDGFAIASFSTLEALEKDMALKPHERKEKWERRLIKKPRESETCPPAEPSENRRPLEAGSPGQDLEPACDGARKVPLQPSKQVCSPEGGPLPASHWDQNGPAQRQQQLQPSQPSQPQGSLPAPSALPDPGQPCQPSQRPLLGQRSWPQRSLLGLKQPCQPRRSLLGPGQPCRPQRLLPSPDQLCQPQRSRPAQPCRPHWALPGPRQCCRRLRSLLTPCHHCRRLRSLLAPRSLLVPCLYCRRLRFLLAPRHRCRRLRSLLTLWHRCRPLRPWASPCHCGQPGRASSGQRSRPLWSLLAQCQRYQPPRPLLTLRPRRRPASFLPGQCCCPRRAFLAPCQYGQPRRSLLGQPSRPRRSLLCPRQPQQLVEAPEQPGPLTPSLLGPGRPRQQKQPLMGPEQPCPPKRPLMGPEQPCQPLRPLMGPNKPCKPQPLLPIPDRPSLLGQPGPPCRPLLGLLCQPRRSLLDLVPARQPRLSLLALGHPCRPLRSRWTRSCAPGMARQAPSVSPGA, from the exons ATGGAGGCCAAGGTCCGCCCGAGCCGGCGCTCGCGCGCGCAGCGGGACCGTGGCCGGCGCCGGGAGGCCGCCCGCGACGCCCGCGCCCAGAGCCCGTCGTCGGGCGACGAGCCCGAGCCCAGCCCCGGCAAGGAGAACGCGGGCCTCCTCGGCGCGCCCCCCCGAGGCGCCGCCCCCGCGCCCCGCGCCGCGCGTcccccgcgccgccgccgccgcgagTCCAGCTCGCAGGAGGAGGAGGTCATCGACGGCTTCGCCATCGCCAGCTTCAGCACCCTGGAGGCCCTGGAG AAGGACATGGCCCTGAAGCCACATGAGCGGAAGGAGAAGTGGGAGCGTCGTCTCATCAAGAAGCCCCGGGAGTCGGAAACCTGCCCCCCTGCGGAGCCCAGTGAGAACAGGCGGCCCCTGGAGGCAGGCAGCCCCGGGCAGGACCTCGAGCCCGCCTGCGATGGGGCGAGGAAGGTCCCACTGCAGCCCTCCAAGCAG GTGTGCTCCCCAGAAGGGGGGCCGCTCCCAGCCAGCCACTGGGACCAGAACGGCCCGGCCCAGCGCCAGCAacagctccagcccagccagcccAGCCAGCCCCAGGGGTCCCTCCCAGCCCCGTCGGCACTCCCGGACCCCGGGCAGCCCTGCCAGCCCTCCCAGCGGCCACTCCTGGGTCAGCGCAGCTGGCCCCAGCGGTCACTTCTGGGCCTGAAACAGCCCTGCCAGCCCCGGCGGTCACTTCTGGGCCCCGGTCAGCCCTGCCGGCCCCAGCGGCTCCTTCCATCCCCAGATCAGCTCTGCCAGCCCCAGCGGTCACGCCCGGCCCAGCCCTGCCGGCCGCATTGGGCACTCCCAGGCCCTAGGCAGTGCTGCAGGCGCCTGCGGTCCCTGCTGACCCCGTGTCACCACTGCCGGCGCCTGCGGTCCCTCCTGGCCCCACGGTCCCTCCTGGTCCCCTGCCTCTACTGCCGGCGCCTGCGGTTCCTCCTGGCCCCGAGGCACCGCTGCAGGCGCCTGCGGTCCCTGCTGACCCTGTGGCACCGCTGCCGGCCCCTGCGGCCGTGGGCCAGCCCATGTCACTGTGGCCAGCCCGGTAGGGCATCCTCAGGACAGCGCAGCCGGCCCCTGTGGTCGCTGCTAGCCCAGTGCCAGCGGTACCAGCCCCCGCGGCCACTCCTCACCCTCCGACCACGCCGACGGCCCGCCAGCTTCCTCCCAGGACAGTGCTGCTGCCCCCGGCGGGCCTTCCTAGCCCCGTGTCAGTACGGCCAGCCCCGAAGGTCCCTCCTGGGCCAGCCCAGCCGCCCCCGGCGGTCGCTGCTGTGCCCCAGGCAGCCCCAGCAGTTAGTGGAAGCCCCAGAGCAGCCCGGCCCACTCACGCCTTCACTCCTGGGCCCGGGACGGCCGAGGCAGCAGAAGCAGCCGCTCATGGGCCCAGAGCAGCCCTGCCCACCCAAGCGGCCGCTCATGGGCCCAGAGCAGCCCTGCCAGCCCCTGCGGCCACTCATGGGCCCCAACAAGCCCTGCAAACCCCAGCCGTTGCTCCCCATTCCCGATCGCCCTTCCCTCCTGGGGCAGCCGGGCCCACCCTGCCGGCCTCTCCTGGGGCTCCTGTGCCAGCCGCGGCGGTCCCTGTTGGATCTGGTGCCGGCCCGTCAGCCCCGGCTCTCGCTCCTGGCCCTGGGCCATCCCTGCCGGCCCCTGAGGTCACGGTGGACCCGATCCTGTGCCCCCGGGATGGCCCGTCAGGCCCCATCTGTGAGCCCTGGAGCCTGA